The proteins below come from a single Panicum hallii strain FIL2 chromosome 7, PHallii_v3.1, whole genome shotgun sequence genomic window:
- the LOC112901151 gene encoding glutathione S-transferase T3-like — MDSGSYFTDLLVNDVEESQDLPPPSQTTNGHAPAAAKGSQGRSKNFRDEEDILLVSAWLNVGMDAIQGIDQPLGIYWRRIHEYFNANKTFESDCTQDSLMNRWSIIQHAVNLFCGCLPRIETRNHSGWSVENIIFFMYAHLLRLHFHVHISVLNLKITNACALLKAEDNKQKKFAYMHCWKILKDKPKWLERCKQIGTARTASSKKQKIVANPSPSSAPANATTDTNPSEGGSGRPKGKKKKKQKLWQRSTIEALDYLMSKMKESDVEKDLKKQERCNKAFAL, encoded by the coding sequence ATGGATTCAGGGTCATATTTCACAGACCTCCTAGTGAATGATGTAGAAGAATCTCAGGATCTCCCACCTCCTAGTCAAACAACCAATGGTCATGCTCCTGCAGCAGCCAAAGGATCTCAGGGAAGAAGCAAAAATTTCAGAGATGAGGAGGACATACTTCTTGTGTCAGCTTGGCTAAATGTGGGCATGGATGCTATTCAAGGAATTGATCAACCACTCGGGATATATTGGAGAAGAATTCATGAATATTTCAATGCTAACAAGACGTTCGAGTCAGATTGTACACAAGATTCTTTAATGAATCGTTGGTCTATTATACAACATGCTGTGAATCTTTTTTGTGGATGTTTGCCCAGGATTGAGACTAGAAACCATAGTGGTTGGTCAGTTGAAAACATAATTTTTTTCATGTATGCTCATTTGTTACGTCTTCATTTTCATGTACACATTTCTGTATTGAATCTAAAGATTACAAATGCATGCGCGTTGTTGAAGGCCGAAGACAATAAGCAAAAGAAATTTGCCTACATGCATTGCTGGAAAATTCTAAAGGACAAGCCCAAGTGGTTGGAAAGGTGCAAGCAAATTGGAACTGCAAGAACAGCAAGTAGTAAGAAACAAAAGATAGTGGCAAATCCATCTCCTTCATCTGCCCCTGCTAATGCCACTACTGATACTAATCCATCAGAAGGTGGTTCGGGAAGACctaaaggaaagaagaagaagaaacagaAGCTATGGCAACGTTCGACCATCGAAGCATTGGACTATCTAATGTCAAAGATGAAAGAATCTGATGTTGAGAAAGATTTGAAGAAACAAGAGAGGTGCAACAAAGCCTTTGCTCTGTAG
- the LOC112900516 gene encoding uncharacterized protein LOC112900516, whose translation MSGSHNDIDVLQRSPIFARLVEEAYNINGHDYSIGYYLADGIYPSWETFVKTIPVPRGNKKKYFAKAQEACRKDVEQAFEVLQSHFATVRGPARLWDEDTLGDIMMACTIRHSMIVEDERDLYIGEYDCNYDDMGECDINEALELDAFMKNYKNKETHTQLQVDLIEHL comes from the coding sequence atgtCGGGTTCCCACAATGACATCGACGTGCTTCAAAGATCTCCTATATTTGCAAGGCTTGTTGAGGAGGCTTACAACATCAATGGACATGATTATTCCATAGGTTATTATCTAGCAGATGGCATATATCCATCATGGGAAACTTTTGTGAAGACCATTCCAGTGCCACGAGGTAATAAGAAGAAATATTTTGCTAAGGCACAGGAAGCGTGTAGAAAGGATGTTGAACAAGCATTTGAGGTTCTACAATCTCACTTTGCTACTGTTCGTGGGCCGGCTCGTTTGTGGGATGAAGACACGCTTGGAGATATTATGATGGCTTGCACCATAAGGCATAGCATGATTGTTGAAGATGAGAGAGATTTGTACATTGGAGAATATGATTGCAACTACGATGACATGGGAGAATGTGACATTAATGAAGCACTGGAACTTGATGCTTTCATGAAAAATTACAAGAACAAGGAAACTCACACTCAGCTTCAGGTAGACTTGATCGAGCACTTGTGA